The Rahnella aquatilis CIP 78.65 = ATCC 33071 genomic sequence GTCGCCTGCTGATCAGGCTGACGGCGCTGCTGATATTCATTGAGCACGCGGTAACTGCCGACGTCAGTGCCTTGTGCGGCAGCACGGGCCAGCGTTTCCGCCAGCGTCATGACGTCACGCAGACCGAGGTTAAAACCCTGCCCGGCAATCGGATGCAGCGTTTGCGCCGCATTGCCCACCAGCGCCAGGCGGTGGCTGATATGGCTGTTGGCTTTCTGTAATTGCAGCGGATAACTGAAACGTTTACCGGCCTGTTTCAGGGTGCCCAGACGCCAGCCAAACGCTTTTTGCAGCTCACTGAGGAACTGTGCTTCAGTCCAGTTATCGATCTCTTCTTTCGCTTCGCGCGGATGACACCAGACCAGCGAACTGCGGCCATCGGACATCGGCAGTAACGCCAGCGGCCCGTGCTGAGTGAAACGTTCAAAAGCACGACCCTTGTGCGGTTCGCTGGTGGCGATATTCGCGATCACGGCAATCTGACCGTAATCTTCACGCTGCCAGCCAATATTGCAGGCTTTTGCCAGCGAAGAATGCGAACCGTCAGCGGCCACCAAAAGCTGCGCTGTCAGCGTTTGACCGCTGTCGAGCGTCACGCTGGCGGAATCTTGTGAACGCGCGACATCCGTGACTTTGGCCGGACAATGCAGCGTGACGCCGGGGGCATTTTTCAGCATCGCAAACAGGCGCTTACCGACTTCATGCAGCTCAACCACCTGCCCCAGCGCCTCAACGCCATAATGCGCGGCATTGAGATTCACAAAGGCCGCGTGACCACGATCGCTGACGTGGATATCACGGATTGGCGTGGCGATTGCCGCCAGCACAGGCCAGATCCCCACCCGCGATAATTGCTGGCAGGTTCCCTGCGCCAATGCGATCGAACGGGCATCAAAACCCGGATGCCCGTGATGCTCCGGCGCAGTGGCTTCCACCAGATGCACCGCCAAACGTCCCTGCGTCAGCGAGGAAATCGCCAGCGCCAGCGTGGCACCGGTCATGCCGCCGCCAACAATTACGATGCTCATATTATTTCTTTGCCGCCGCCATTAACGCTTCAATATCATCGGCTTCTTTCACCACATCGCCGGTCAGAATTTCAATACCGGTAGCGGTGATCAGAATGTCGTCCTCGATGCGGATACCGATACCGCGGTATGCTTCCGGTACGTCGGCATCCGGCGCGATATACAGACCCGGTTCAACGGTCAGCACCATGCCCGGTTCCAGCGTCCGGCTGCGATCCACTGAACCGTAATGGCCGACATCATGAACGTCCAGCCCCAGCCAGTGGGAAAGACCGTGCATGAAGAACTGGCGGTGTGCCTGCTCCGCGTAAAGGGTTTCAACGTCACCTTTCATCACGCCCAGTTTGACCAGACCTTCAATCATCACGCGAACTGCGGCTTCGGTCGCGGCCTGAATGCTGCTGCCCGGCCCGAACACTTCCAGCGCTTTATATTCTGACGCCAGCACGATGTCGTAGATTTCGCGCTGCGCTTTGCTGAATTTGCCGTTCACGGGGAACGTGCGGGTGATATCACCGGCATAACCCTGATATTCACAACCGGCGTCGATCAGCACTAAATCGCCGTCACGCAGTTCACATTCGTTTTCGGTGTAATGCAGGATGCAGCCGTTTTCGCCGCCGCCTACGATGGTGTTATAGGAAGGATAACGTGCACCGTGACGGGTGAATTCGTGATGAATCTCGCCTTCAAGCTGATATTCGAACATGCCCGGACGGCATTTTTCCATCGCACGGGTATGGGCCAGCGCGGTGATGTGTCCGGCGCGGCGCATGACGGCAATCTCTTCAGCCGATTTGAACAGGCGCATGTCATGCACCCACGGACGCCAGTCGGTGACAGTGGCCGGGGCCGAGAGATTCTGGCGGAAGCCTTTGCGCAGTTTTTCCATGGCACGGTTAACGATTTCATCCGCATAGGCGTAATCGCCCTGTGCGTGATACAGCACGTCGAGACCGTTAAGCAACAGGTGAAGCTGATCGTTGATATCATCAAAAGGCAGCGCTTTGGTCACACCCAGTTTGGCGGGCGCGGCTTCCTGACCTAAACGACGACCAAACCAGATTTCAGCGGTGAGATCACGGACGCGGTTAAACAGGACGCTGTGGTTATGATTTTCATCACTTTTCACCAGGATCAATACCGCTTCCGGCTCATTGAAACCGGTGAAGTACCAGAAATCACTGCTCTGACGATACGGATATTCACTGTCGGCACTGCGTGGGGCTTCCGGCGCAGAAAAAATTACCGCAGCGCTTCCCGGTGCCATCTTCGCTAACAGCGCCTGACGACGATTATCGTACTCTTGCTGAGTCATCACACCTTCTCCTGAAATCGTTTTAATGAGTGCAATCAGTTTATGTAATGCAATGTACCATTAATGCAAAGTACGGTGATTTTCCGCAGCCGTCGGGCGGCTGTGGCCAAATTCACCAAAGCACAGAATGGCAGCAACACGGACATACTCCACCACTTCCTCTAAAGATTGCGCCAGTTGTTCCTGATCTTCATCTTCGTCGTAGCCCAGTTGCGCGATGCTGCGCAAATCGTCGATCGCTTCACCGACTTCGCCTTTCACTTTGGCGAGTTTGGGCTGCATCATGCCCAGGCCAAGCAGGAAATGGTTAACCCATCCGGCCAGGGCATCGGCACGCTCAAAGATGTGTTTTTCATCGTCGGGCATCAACATTTTGAATTCGAAGCTGTCATCTTCGAGAGTGTCTGACGTCACTTTGCGCAATTGTTGCAGCAAATCTGCCAGCGTGTGCGGGAAGGCCATGCCTTCGTTAGTCAGATCATGCACCATCGTCAGCCAGCTGCCGTCGCGATTGCCACCGCACAGCAAGCCACTGATCAAACCGTGCATTTCTGCTGCAGTCAAAGCAACCGATTGTTGTTTCAGGTTTTGATCCAACGAATCGTAAGTAGGGTAAGTATTCTCTATAGACATGCGCATTCGCCATCGTTGGCAGGTTAAGTTCGTGTTATGCTACCACCAAGGTCTGTCGTAGTACCAGATTAGCAGCCCGTGATTGGGTGCTCTTAAACATGAATGGCACGCCCTGAACAATCGGGCAGCAGTCAGTCGGTCATGGGGTTGTAACCTGGTATTGAGATAGTTATAGTGGCGCCCGCTTCCAACATCCTGCGCCAGGTCGTAGTGGTCACGTTGGGGCGGATGAATAAATCAGCAGGAAGGTGGCATGTCTGCACAACCGGTAGATATTCAAATTTTTGGTCGCTCTTTACGGGTGAATTGTCCGCCAGAACAACAGGAAGCACTGAATCTGGCAGCTGAAGATCTTAATCAGCGGTTGCAAGATCTGAAAGTTCGCACTAGAGTCACCAATACAGAGCAACTGGTATTCATCGCGGCATTGAACGTATGTCACGAACTTGCTCAGGAAAGGTTGAAAACGCGCGATTACGCATCCAATATGGAACAACGTATACGGATGTTGCAACAAACCATCGAGCAGGCATTGCTCGAACAAGGCCGGATCTCTGAACGTGAAGGGGCGCCTTTCGAATAACACACGTTGCTGACTGACTGGTCACAGGTCGTCAGAAACGGTAAAAAATTTCTCTGAGATGTTCGCCAGCGGGCCCGTCCCCTG encodes the following:
- the ubiH gene encoding 2-octaprenyl-6-methoxyphenyl hydroxylase, whose translation is MSIVIVGGGMTGATLALAISSLTQGRLAVHLVEATAPEHHGHPGFDARSIALAQGTCQQLSRVGIWPVLAAIATPIRDIHVSDRGHAAFVNLNAAHYGVEALGQVVELHEVGKRLFAMLKNAPGVTLHCPAKVTDVARSQDSASVTLDSGQTLTAQLLVAADGSHSSLAKACNIGWQREDYGQIAVIANIATSEPHKGRAFERFTQHGPLALLPMSDGRSSLVWCHPREAKEEIDNWTEAQFLSELQKAFGWRLGTLKQAGKRFSYPLQLQKANSHISHRLALVGNAAQTLHPIAGQGFNLGLRDVMTLAETLARAAAQGTDVGSYRVLNEYQQRRQPDQQATIGITDGLIHLFANRWLPLMVGRNFGLLAMESITPLRDAFTRRTLGWVDR
- the zapA gene encoding cell division protein ZapA — protein: MSAQPVDIQIFGRSLRVNCPPEQQEALNLAAEDLNQRLQDLKVRTRVTNTEQLVFIAALNVCHELAQERLKTRDYASNMEQRIRMLQQTIEQALLEQGRISEREGAPFE
- the pepP gene encoding Xaa-Pro aminopeptidase, which produces MTQQEYDNRRQALLAKMAPGSAAVIFSAPEAPRSADSEYPYRQSSDFWYFTGFNEPEAVLILVKSDENHNHSVLFNRVRDLTAEIWFGRRLGQEAAPAKLGVTKALPFDDINDQLHLLLNGLDVLYHAQGDYAYADEIVNRAMEKLRKGFRQNLSAPATVTDWRPWVHDMRLFKSAEEIAVMRRAGHITALAHTRAMEKCRPGMFEYQLEGEIHHEFTRHGARYPSYNTIVGGGENGCILHYTENECELRDGDLVLIDAGCEYQGYAGDITRTFPVNGKFSKAQREIYDIVLASEYKALEVFGPGSSIQAATEAAVRVMIEGLVKLGVMKGDVETLYAEQAHRQFFMHGLSHWLGLDVHDVGHYGSVDRSRTLEPGMVLTVEPGLYIAPDADVPEAYRGIGIRIEDDILITATGIEILTGDVVKEADDIEALMAAAKK
- a CDS encoding YecA family protein yields the protein MSIENTYPTYDSLDQNLKQQSVALTAAEMHGLISGLLCGGNRDGSWLTMVHDLTNEGMAFPHTLADLLQQLRKVTSDTLEDDSFEFKMLMPDDEKHIFERADALAGWVNHFLLGLGMMQPKLAKVKGEVGEAIDDLRSIAQLGYDEDEDQEQLAQSLEEVVEYVRVAAILCFGEFGHSRPTAAENHRTLH